In Daphnia magna isolate NIES linkage group LG6, ASM2063170v1.1, whole genome shotgun sequence, the following are encoded in one genomic region:
- the LOC116925296 gene encoding small integral membrane protein 20-like — protein sequence MVLLKGWKYAAMVGSVIGVIGLAIYPIIVSPMMDPEPYKKQQSVNRRGIKQEEVQPGNMKVWSDPFGRPKEAVEK from the exons aTGGTTTTGTTAAAAGGTTGGAAATATGCTGCAATGGTCGGTTCAGTTATTGGAGTAATAGGTTTagcgatctatccgataataGTCAGCCCTATGATGGATCCAGAGCCTTACA AGAAACAACAATCTGTTAACAGGAGGGGAATCAAACAAGAGGAAGTTCAACCAGGAA ATATGAAAGTTTGGTCAGATCCTTTCGGCAGGCCAAAGGAAGCAGTTGAAAAATAA
- the LOC116925284 gene encoding WD repeat domain phosphoinositide-interacting protein 4, producing the protein MTSRGGAKVLSLKFNQDRSCFTCCTDAGVRIFNVEPLTEKAHYDASEMGTVIHCEMLHRTNLIAMVGGGPRPKFADNTILIYDDVLKKFVLEYTFTQPVVAVHLKRDRLIAVLRRQIHVFSFPNNSKKLFTLETRDNPKGLCQINSLISSEKQLLICLGHKLGSIQLVDLSVTEFGISSAPQTISAHQGEVACLALNSQGTLVATASDKGTLIRVWDTMKRTLLVELRRGSDPATLYCINFSPDSEFLCCSSDKGTIHIFALKETHLNRRSSLKKMSFLGNYIESQWALANFTVPPESACICAFGSNKSSVVAICMDGTFHKYVFTPTGNCNRESFDVYLDVCEDDDF; encoded by the exons ATGACGTCCAGAGGTGGTGCAAAAGTTTTGAGCTTAAAATTCAATCAGGATCGCA GCTGTTTTACTTGCTGCACTGATGCTGGTGTACGTATATTCAACGTCGAACCCCTTACTGAGAAAGCACATTATG ATGCATCTGAAATGGGCACTGTCATTCATTGTGAAATGCTGCACAGGACAAACTTGATAGCTATGGTTGGTGGTGGCCCACGTCCAAAGTTTGCAGATAACACAATATTGATTTATGATGatgttttgaaaaagtttGTCCTTGAATATACTTTCACTCAACCAGTTGTTGCTGTCCACCTGAAAAGAGACAG ATTGATAGCAGTACTGAGGAggcaaattcatgtattttcttttcccaataACTCAAAAAAGCTTTTCACCTTGGAAACAAGGGACAATCCAAAGGGACTTTGTCAGATAAACTCTCTTATATCATCAGAAAAACAGTTGCTAATATGTCTGGGTCATAAACTAGGAAGCATTCAACTAGTG GACTTATCAGTCACTGAATTTGGTATTTCTAGTGCTCCTCAAACAATAAGTGCTCATCAAGGAGAGGTGGCCTGCTTAGCTTTGAATTCACAAGGTACTTTGGTTGCTACAGCATCGGACAAGGGTACTCTCATCCGTGTTTGGGATACGATGAAACGAACCCTTTTAGTCGAACTCAGACGCGGATCAGACCCCGCTACTTTATATTG TATTAATTTTAGCCCCGATTCCGAATTTCTCTGTTGTTCCAGCGACAAAGGAACCATTCATATATTTGCCCTCAAAGAAACGCATCTTAATCGCCGTTCTTC GTTAAAGAAAATGAGCTTTCTAGGTAACTATATCGAGTCACAGTGGGCTCTAGCGAATTTCACGGTGCCACCCGAGAGCGCATGCATCTGCGCGTTTGGCAGCAATAAATCCAGCGTCGTAG CCATCTGTATGGACGGCACGTTCCACAAATATGTTTTTACGCCGACTGGGAACTGCAATCGCGAGTCGTTCGATGTGTACCTGGACGTCTGTGAAGACGATGATTTCTGA
- the LOC116925274 gene encoding lachesin isoform X3 → MCQINTDPMRYQEAYIEVVVPPDIIDSESSTDTIVREGSNVSLTCAASGHPQPHILWRREDGASITRGKLKSNSFDGEVLGLPRVSRLHIGAYLCIASNGVPPSVSKRIVLNVQFAPVLWIPNQLEGTVVGQQVSLVCQIEAFPVPIVYWTTENGEIIIDNSRFTMTVTLENEYKMTMTLNIRNLSAEFFGGYRCIVRNSLGETDGMIRLYEVPAVPRSSVDLDPPYDSEMDDSQSDNALLKIRDKNNQPSGSNGHEAGSVGGSIKAMVDSSRIGSVSVGQPTDESNNNGSESLNSPGVGLLFPFAIHRLPVVVAIVVVLHCTLQMWA, encoded by the exons ATGTGCCAG ATCAACACAGATCCTATGCGATACCAGGAAGCCTACATCGAAGTCGTAG TGCCTCCAGATATCATCGATAGTGAATCAAGTACGGATACGATAGTCCGTGAAGGATCTAACGTATCGCTGACGTGCGCAGCCAGTGGCCATCCGCAGCCTCACATTTTGTGGAGGCGTGAGGATGGCGCTTCCATTACCAGAGGCAAACTAAAGT CCAACTCTTTTGATGGCGAGGTCCTAGGTTTGCCGCGCGTTTCCCGGCTTCACATTGGAGCTTATCTGTGCATCGCTTCCAATGGTGTACCACCATCGGTTTCAAAGCGCATAGTCCTCAATGTTCAAT TTGCTCCAGTCCTTTGGATTCCCAATCAACTGGAAGGGACTGTTGTTGGACAGCAAGTCTCACTCGTCTGCCAGATTGAAGCCTTCCCAGTACCGATCGTTTACTGGACCACGGAAAACGGAGAAATCATCATAGATA ATTCTCGTTTCACGATGACGGTTACGCTGGAAAACGAATATAAAATGACCATGACTCTGAATATCCGCAATCTGTCTGCCGAATTTTTCGGCGGATACCGATGTATAGTGCGCAATTCACTAGGAGAGACGGACGGCATGATCCGGCTATATG AAGTTCCGGCTGTGCCGCGCTCGTCCGTCGACCTAGACCCTCCCTATGATTCGGAAATGGATGACTCACAATCGGACAATGCCCTGCTCAAAATTCGCG ACAAGAACAACCAACCATCGGGGAGCAACGGACACGAAGCCGGAAGCGTTGGTGGAAGTATTAAAGCTATGGTAGACTCTTCGCGGATAGGATCAGTCTCCGTTGGCCAGCCAACTGACGAGTCGAACAACAATGGATCAGAATCGCTAAACTCCCCGGGCGTCGGGTTATTATTCCCATTTGCGATTCATCGTCTGCCCGTTGTTGTTGCGATTGTTGTAGTGCTTCACTGCACGCTCCAAATGTGGGCATGA
- the LOC116925274 gene encoding lachesin isoform X1 has protein sequence MSTDHHRLILFFCVVIISTCQGSRHHSRMATNQQQPTIEDDGHQDALDNKLWTSKQLNDHEYSYPMGGHDFVLPRFAEPVNNVTVVAGRDATLHCVVDNLQKFKVAWVRVDTHSILTIHNKVITRNYRIGLAQADGRNWDLKISNVAESDRGFYMCQINTDPMRYQEAYIEVVVPPDIIDSESSTDTIVREGSNVSLTCAASGHPQPHILWRREDGASITRGKLKSNSFDGEVLGLPRVSRLHIGAYLCIASNGVPPSVSKRIVLNVQFAPVLWIPNQLEGTVVGQQVSLVCQIEAFPVPIVYWTTENGEIIIDNSRFTMTVTLENEYKMTMTLNIRNLSAEFFGGYRCIVRNSLGETDGMIRLYEVPAVPRSSVDLDPPYDSEMDDSQSDNALLKIRDKNNQPSGSNGHEAGSVGGSIKAMVDSSRIGSVSVGQPTDESNNNGSESLNSPGVGLLFPFAIHRLPVVVAIVVVLHCTLQMWA, from the exons ATGTCAACGGATCATCATCGCCTCATCTTATTCTTCTGCGTGGTCATCATTAGCACCTGTCAAG GTTCTCGGCACCATTCGCGAATGGCGACGAATCAGCAACAGCCCACGATCGAAGACGACGGCCATCAGGACGCCCTTGACAATA AACTGTGGACTTCGAAACAACTCAACGACCACGAATATTCGTATCCGATGGGTGGCCACGATTTTG TTCTGCCACGATTTGCCGAGCCTGTTAATAATGTTACGGTAGTAGCTGGGCGCGATGCCACGTTACACTGCGTCGTCGACAATCTCCAGAAATTCAAG GTGGCATGGGTACGAGTGGACACCCACTCTATCCTGACCATCCACAACAAAGTCATCACAAGGAATTACAGGATCGGACTGGCGCAGGCAGATGGTCGCAATTGGGACTTGAAGATCAGCAACGTCGCCGAATCCGATAGAGGATTCTACATGTGCCAG ATCAACACAGATCCTATGCGATACCAGGAAGCCTACATCGAAGTCGTAG TGCCTCCAGATATCATCGATAGTGAATCAAGTACGGATACGATAGTCCGTGAAGGATCTAACGTATCGCTGACGTGCGCAGCCAGTGGCCATCCGCAGCCTCACATTTTGTGGAGGCGTGAGGATGGCGCTTCCATTACCAGAGGCAAACTAAAGT CCAACTCTTTTGATGGCGAGGTCCTAGGTTTGCCGCGCGTTTCCCGGCTTCACATTGGAGCTTATCTGTGCATCGCTTCCAATGGTGTACCACCATCGGTTTCAAAGCGCATAGTCCTCAATGTTCAAT TTGCTCCAGTCCTTTGGATTCCCAATCAACTGGAAGGGACTGTTGTTGGACAGCAAGTCTCACTCGTCTGCCAGATTGAAGCCTTCCCAGTACCGATCGTTTACTGGACCACGGAAAACGGAGAAATCATCATAGATA ATTCTCGTTTCACGATGACGGTTACGCTGGAAAACGAATATAAAATGACCATGACTCTGAATATCCGCAATCTGTCTGCCGAATTTTTCGGCGGATACCGATGTATAGTGCGCAATTCACTAGGAGAGACGGACGGCATGATCCGGCTATATG AAGTTCCGGCTGTGCCGCGCTCGTCCGTCGACCTAGACCCTCCCTATGATTCGGAAATGGATGACTCACAATCGGACAATGCCCTGCTCAAAATTCGCG ACAAGAACAACCAACCATCGGGGAGCAACGGACACGAAGCCGGAAGCGTTGGTGGAAGTATTAAAGCTATGGTAGACTCTTCGCGGATAGGATCAGTCTCCGTTGGCCAGCCAACTGACGAGTCGAACAACAATGGATCAGAATCGCTAAACTCCCCGGGCGTCGGGTTATTATTCCCATTTGCGATTCATCGTCTGCCCGTTGTTGTTGCGATTGTTGTAGTGCTTCACTGCACGCTCCAAATGTGGGCATGA
- the LOC116925274 gene encoding lachesin isoform X2: MGGHDFVLPRFAEPVNNVTVVAGRDATLHCVVDNLQKFKVAWVRVDTHSILTIHNKVITRNYRIGLAQADGRNWDLKISNVAESDRGFYMCQINTDPMRYQEAYIEVVVPPDIIDSESSTDTIVREGSNVSLTCAASGHPQPHILWRREDGASITRGKLKSNSFDGEVLGLPRVSRLHIGAYLCIASNGVPPSVSKRIVLNVQFAPVLWIPNQLEGTVVGQQVSLVCQIEAFPVPIVYWTTENGEIIIDNSRFTMTVTLENEYKMTMTLNIRNLSAEFFGGYRCIVRNSLGETDGMIRLYEVPAVPRSSVDLDPPYDSEMDDSQSDNALLKIRDKNNQPSGSNGHEAGSVGGSIKAMVDSSRIGSVSVGQPTDESNNNGSESLNSPGVGLLFPFAIHRLPVVVAIVVVLHCTLQMWA; this comes from the exons ATGGGTGGCCACGATTTTG TTCTGCCACGATTTGCCGAGCCTGTTAATAATGTTACGGTAGTAGCTGGGCGCGATGCCACGTTACACTGCGTCGTCGACAATCTCCAGAAATTCAAG GTGGCATGGGTACGAGTGGACACCCACTCTATCCTGACCATCCACAACAAAGTCATCACAAGGAATTACAGGATCGGACTGGCGCAGGCAGATGGTCGCAATTGGGACTTGAAGATCAGCAACGTCGCCGAATCCGATAGAGGATTCTACATGTGCCAG ATCAACACAGATCCTATGCGATACCAGGAAGCCTACATCGAAGTCGTAG TGCCTCCAGATATCATCGATAGTGAATCAAGTACGGATACGATAGTCCGTGAAGGATCTAACGTATCGCTGACGTGCGCAGCCAGTGGCCATCCGCAGCCTCACATTTTGTGGAGGCGTGAGGATGGCGCTTCCATTACCAGAGGCAAACTAAAGT CCAACTCTTTTGATGGCGAGGTCCTAGGTTTGCCGCGCGTTTCCCGGCTTCACATTGGAGCTTATCTGTGCATCGCTTCCAATGGTGTACCACCATCGGTTTCAAAGCGCATAGTCCTCAATGTTCAAT TTGCTCCAGTCCTTTGGATTCCCAATCAACTGGAAGGGACTGTTGTTGGACAGCAAGTCTCACTCGTCTGCCAGATTGAAGCCTTCCCAGTACCGATCGTTTACTGGACCACGGAAAACGGAGAAATCATCATAGATA ATTCTCGTTTCACGATGACGGTTACGCTGGAAAACGAATATAAAATGACCATGACTCTGAATATCCGCAATCTGTCTGCCGAATTTTTCGGCGGATACCGATGTATAGTGCGCAATTCACTAGGAGAGACGGACGGCATGATCCGGCTATATG AAGTTCCGGCTGTGCCGCGCTCGTCCGTCGACCTAGACCCTCCCTATGATTCGGAAATGGATGACTCACAATCGGACAATGCCCTGCTCAAAATTCGCG ACAAGAACAACCAACCATCGGGGAGCAACGGACACGAAGCCGGAAGCGTTGGTGGAAGTATTAAAGCTATGGTAGACTCTTCGCGGATAGGATCAGTCTCCGTTGGCCAGCCAACTGACGAGTCGAACAACAATGGATCAGAATCGCTAAACTCCCCGGGCGTCGGGTTATTATTCCCATTTGCGATTCATCGTCTGCCCGTTGTTGTTGCGATTGTTGTAGTGCTTCACTGCACGCTCCAAATGTGGGCATGA
- the LOC116924633 gene encoding exocyst complex component 1: protein MAALRHSLQRELFSPAEERLVGLVHVTSVGKKKKAVPCFLCVAVTADQSIGAVIYKVKKTEKNNIYKKKSNWPLKELKVVDGIDGNKETAEFSLHFDKVYHWSASNVQERLLLFSILWKLCSKYLPKQSPMFNNIPPGITEDTVIPEASTALDHEVSGNMDGGIGDEDYQALTDREEKDLERLLSQSDNALSNAEKFMEQLAKDLSLLDGANIQSLMGSEAQVIQLLNLLEAAENEAASIETELDKYENILLQARVAMATVGEKNVSLETANRNNRLLLMELNNLVAHLDIPHAQQVTLNNPDLNSPTGLQNAILAAKSLQRAMNAELKPGIEKMVAVQDQRRQLEKWRAKFTPTVTRQLNNLFIHLSNDSGETSSQSSRSSSSSQTTVSLAKHGKLHSQLQMYAPLMHWLKATDHGCYEKLLEVYTTSISKLYERDLRQFFDEARLKVIGLRERKLRGSDSGSEVGARHSLSIKNPSGTSVTAASPSGTIQQPSQNLLGNERELWTVEVDIHDRKRLEDLLECALAELEPVCLVEQEFCVAFFALDHGGHDVDESSTSQKTPERSINEEVRKMMSVLFAVLEPELVSFLATYEKVDSFSPLYVLVRLSQHVLSATDTGSFLSVTFGSSLVHVKRSFDRFFMTQLRSIEDSRQPRKSKCGILPFISNFEEFSVIIENIFKNSERRVDVDKWYTRLVRAMFDVIPKIAVENSKTPADIIKMENYHRLHALLSQLKIAVLEAEKKEAKQRYQEALQLYVILYFGRPLEKLNIFFDGVQAKVSQGVKESEIGYQMAFSKQELRKVISIYPGREVKKGLESLYKKVEKHLSDEGNLLQVVWRAMQEEFIRQYKSLEDMIQRCYPGSLITLDFSMSDILEYFSDIARSH from the exons ATGGCGGCGCTTAGGCATAGCTTACAACGAGAATTGTTTTCGCCTGCCGAAGAGAGACTTGTTGGTTTGGTTCACGTTACTAGTGtaggcaagaagaaaaaagcagTTCCTTGTTTTTTATGTGTAGCTGTTACCGCAGATCAAAGTATTGGAGCGGTTATATACAAA GTGAAGAAAACcgagaaaaataatatttacaaaaagaaaagcaattgGCCCTTGAAAGAGCTTAAGGTTGTAGATGGCATTGATGGAAACAag GAGACTGCTGAATTCAGCCTTCATTTTGACAAGGTTTATCATTGGTCAGCATCAAATGTTCAAGAAAGACTTCTATTATTTTCCATTCTGTGGAAACTCTGTTCAAAGTATTTGCCAAAGCAAAGCCCAATGTTTAACAACATACCTCCAGGCATTACTGAAGATACTGTAATACCAGAAGCATCCACAGCACTAGACCATGAAG TGAGTGGCAATATGGATGGAGGTATTGGTGATGAGGATTATCAAGCTCTTACtgatagagaagaaaaagacttGGAGCGATTATTGTCACAGTCTGACAATGCCTTGAGCAATGCTGAAAAGTTTATGGAACAACTAGCAAAGGACTTGTCTTTACTTGATGGG GCCAATATTCAAAGTTTAATGGGTTCTGAAGCCCAAGTGATACAGTTGCTAAACCTCCTTGAAGCAGCTGAAAATGAAGCAGCATCAATCGAAACAGAATTGGACAAGTATGAAAACATCCTTCTCCAAGCTCGTGTAGCAATGGCAACAGTAGGGGAAAAGAATGTATCGTTGGAAACTGCCAATCGTAACAACCGCCTTCTTCTTATGGAACTCAACAATTTAGTt GCACATCTTGATATCCCACATGCCCAACAGGTCACGTTAAATAACCCCGACTTAAACAGCCCAACAGGCCTTCAAAACGCTATATTAGCTGCGAAATCGCTTCAGCGAGCTATGAACGCTGAGTTGAAACCTG GAATTGAGAAAATGGTTGCCGTTCAAGACCAACGCCGCCAATTAGAAAAATGGCGGGCAAAGTTTACGCCCACAGTTACCCGTCAATTGAACAATCTCTTTATTCACCTA agCAATGATTCTGGAGAAACTAGCAGCCAAAGCTCTAGGAGTTCCAGCTCATCCCAAACAACTGTTTCTTTAGCCAAGCACGGAAAACTGCATTCCCAACTCCAAATGTACGCCCCTTTAATGCACTGGCTCAAAGCAACAGACCATGGCTGCTACGAGAAATTACTTGAAGTGTATACGACTTCAATAAGTAAATTATACGAAAGAGATTTGCGCCAGTTCTTTGATGAGGCTCGATTGAAAGTGATTGGACTTCGGGAGAGAAAAC TCCGTGGAAGTGACTCGGGTTCAGAGGTTGGGGCCAGACATTCCTTGTCCATAAAGAATCCATCCGGAACTAGTGTTACCGCAGCAAGCCCTAGTGGGACAATACAACAACCAAGTCAAAATTTGCTAGGCAATGAGAGAGAGCTTTGGACG GTTGAGGTTGACATTCATGATAGGAAACGTTTAGAAGATTTACTTGAATGTGCGCTTGCGGAACTGGAACCTGTATGTCTGGTGGAACAAGAATTCTGTGTGGCATTCTTCGCATTGGATCATGGGGGCCACGATGTGGATGAGTCATCAACAAGTCAGAAAACTCCAGAACGATCAATTAACGAGGAAGTGCGGAAAATGATGAGTGTTTTATTTGCCGTCCTGGAACCTGAGCTTGTCAGCTTTCTTGCCACCTACGAGAAAGTAGATAGCTT TTCTCCTTTATATGTTCTCGTGAGGCTGAGCCAGCATGTGTTGTCTGCAACTGATACTGGTTCTTTCCTCAGTGTTACCTTTGGCTCGTCGTTGGTTCACGTGAAACGATCATTCGATCGATTTTTCATGACCCAACTTCGATCGATTGAAGATTCTAGACAACCTAGAAAATCAAAATGCGGGATTCTTCCTTTTATTTCGAATTTTGAG GAGTTTTCTGTGATCATTGAAAATATCTTTAAAAACTCGGAGCGACGTGTTGATGTTGATAAATGGTACACACGTTTAGTTCGAGCCATGTTTGACGTCATACCAAAGATTGCCGTTGAAAATTCGAAAACTCCGGCTGATATCATCAAAATGG AAAATTATCATCGGTTACATGCCTTGTTATCGCAATTAAAAATCGCTGTTCTTGAAGCGGAGAAGAAGGAGGCAAAGCAACGATATCAGGAAGCCCTTCAGTTGTATGTTATCCTCTATTTTGGAAGGCCTTTGGAGAAGCTGAAT ATATTTTTTGATGGTGTGCAAGCAAAAGTTTCTCAAGGAGTTAAGGAGTCGGAAATTGGATACCAAATGGCATTTAGTAAACAAGAGCTTCGGAAAGTAATTTCCATTTACCCAGGAAGAGAAGTTAAAAAAGGCCTGGAATCTCTGTacaaaaaagttgaaaaacatCTCTCTGACGAAGGAAACTTGTTACAG GTTGTGTGGCGTGCCATGCAAGAAGAATTCATCCGTCAGTATAAGTCCCTCGAAGACATGATTCAGCGTTGCTATCCGGGATCACTGATAACGTTAGATTTTTCGATGAGCGATATTCTTGAATATTTTTCAGATATAGCACGTTCTCACTAG